The following coding sequences lie in one Streptomyces venezuelae genomic window:
- a CDS encoding VOC family protein, with amino-acid sequence MYQQMIFVNLAVSDVAASKKFFTELGYTINPQFSSDDCACVTISDTIVAMMLSKEHYANFTQKEIADATKVSETLICLSAESREKVDELVDRAIAAGGTAGKVQDYGTMYGRAFDDLDGHTWEVMWMDPSEVQG; translated from the coding sequence ATGTACCAGCAGATGATCTTCGTGAACCTGGCCGTGTCCGACGTCGCCGCGTCGAAGAAGTTCTTCACGGAGCTCGGGTACACGATCAACCCGCAGTTCTCGAGCGACGATTGCGCGTGCGTGACGATCAGCGACACCATCGTCGCGATGATGCTGAGCAAGGAGCACTACGCGAACTTCACGCAGAAGGAGATCGCGGACGCCACGAAGGTCAGCGAGACGCTGATCTGTCTGAGCGCCGAGAGCCGCGAGAAGGTCGACGAGCTCGTCGACAGAGCGATCGCCGCGGGCGGCACGGCGGGCAAGGTCCAGGACTACGGCACGATGTACGGCCGCGCCTTCGACGACCTGGACGGCCACACCTGGGAGGTCATGTGGATGGACCCGTCGGAGGTCCAGGGCTGA
- a CDS encoding gamma-aminobutyraldehyde dehydrogenase, with protein MTTELRRLRNYINGEFRDAADGRTTEVINPATGEAYATAPLSGQADVDAAMKAAADAFPAWRDLTPAERQKALLKIADAFEERAEDLIAAEVENTGKPTGLTRSEEIPPMVDQIRFFAGAARMLEGRAAGEYMEGLTSIIRREPIGVCAQVAPWNYPMMMAVWKFAPALAAGNTVVLKPSDTTPASTVLMAEIIGSIVPPGVFNVVTGDRDTGRAMVEHPTPAMASITGSVRAGMQVAESASKDLKRVHLELGGKAPVVVFEDTDIAKAVEDISMAGFFNAGQDCTAATRVLVHESIHDDFVTALAKAAADTKTGQPDDEDVLYGPLNNANQLKQVSGFIDRLPAHAKVEAGGQRVGEKGYFYAPTVVSGLKQDDEIIQNEVFGPVITVQSFTDEAQAVEYANGVEYALASSVWTKDHARAMRMSKVLDFGCVWINTHIPLVAEMPHGGFKKSGYGKDLSAYGFDDYTRIKHVMTSIEG; from the coding sequence GTGACCACCGAGCTGCGCCGTCTGCGCAACTACATCAACGGAGAATTCCGGGACGCGGCCGACGGACGGACCACCGAGGTCATCAACCCGGCGACCGGCGAGGCCTACGCGACGGCGCCGCTGTCCGGCCAGGCCGACGTGGACGCCGCGATGAAGGCCGCCGCCGACGCGTTCCCCGCCTGGCGCGACCTCACCCCCGCCGAGCGGCAGAAGGCCCTGCTCAAGATCGCCGACGCGTTCGAGGAGCGGGCCGAGGACCTCATCGCCGCCGAGGTCGAGAACACGGGCAAGCCGACCGGGCTCACGCGGTCCGAGGAGATCCCGCCCATGGTCGACCAGATCCGCTTCTTCGCGGGCGCGGCCCGGATGCTCGAAGGGCGCGCCGCGGGCGAGTACATGGAGGGCCTGACCTCCATCATCCGCCGCGAGCCGATCGGCGTCTGCGCGCAGGTCGCGCCGTGGAACTACCCGATGATGATGGCCGTCTGGAAGTTCGCCCCGGCGCTCGCGGCCGGCAACACGGTCGTGCTCAAGCCGTCCGACACGACCCCCGCGTCGACCGTCCTGATGGCCGAGATCATCGGCTCCATCGTGCCGCCCGGCGTCTTCAACGTCGTCACGGGCGACCGCGACACCGGCCGTGCCATGGTCGAGCACCCCACCCCGGCGATGGCGTCCATCACCGGTTCGGTGCGCGCGGGCATGCAGGTCGCCGAGTCCGCCTCCAAGGACCTCAAGCGCGTCCACCTGGAGCTCGGCGGCAAGGCCCCGGTCGTCGTGTTCGAGGACACCGACATCGCCAAGGCCGTCGAGGACATCTCCATGGCGGGCTTCTTCAACGCGGGCCAGGACTGTACGGCCGCCACGCGCGTGCTCGTCCACGAGTCCATCCACGACGACTTCGTGACCGCGCTCGCCAAGGCGGCCGCCGACACGAAGACCGGGCAGCCGGACGACGAGGACGTGCTCTACGGCCCGCTGAACAACGCCAACCAGCTGAAGCAGGTCTCCGGCTTCATCGACCGCCTCCCGGCGCACGCCAAGGTCGAGGCCGGCGGCCAGCGGGTCGGCGAGAAGGGCTACTTCTACGCCCCGACCGTCGTCTCCGGCCTCAAGCAGGACGACGAGATCATCCAGAACGAGGTCTTCGGCCCGGTCATCACCGTCCAGTCCTTCACGGACGAGGCGCAGGCCGTGGAGTACGCGAACGGCGTCGAGTACGCGCTCGCCTCCTCCGTCTGGACGAAGGACCACGCGCGCGCGATGCGCATGTCCAAGGTCCTCGACTTCGGCTGCGTCTGGATCAACACGCACATCCCGCTGGTCGCGGAGATGCCGCACGGCGGCTTCAAGAAGTCCGGCTACGGCAAGGACCTCTCGGCGTACGGCTTCGACGACTACACGCGCATCAAGCACGTGATGACGTCGATCGAGGGCTAG
- a CDS encoding Lrp/AsnC family transcriptional regulator → MHSEPVASRSADPSTPRSSRTGNPGGSGSGNGTPPVDAVSLAIIEQLQEDGRRPYAAIGKAVGLSEAAVRQRVQKLLDQGVMQIVAVTDPLTVGFRRQAMVGIDVEGDVDPVADAVAAMPEAEYVVMTAGSHDLLVEIVCEDDDHLLEVINKRIRALPGVRSTESFVYLKLKKQTYMWGTR, encoded by the coding sequence GTGCACAGTGAGCCTGTGGCCAGTCGCAGCGCAGACCCCAGCACCCCTCGCAGCTCCCGCACCGGAAACCCTGGCGGAAGCGGCAGTGGGAACGGCACCCCTCCCGTGGACGCCGTATCTCTGGCGATCATCGAACAGCTCCAGGAGGACGGACGCCGTCCGTACGCCGCCATCGGCAAGGCCGTGGGCCTCTCCGAGGCGGCCGTGCGCCAACGCGTCCAGAAGCTGCTCGATCAGGGCGTCATGCAGATCGTCGCCGTCACGGACCCGCTCACCGTGGGCTTCCGCAGGCAGGCGATGGTCGGCATCGACGTCGAGGGCGATGTGGACCCGGTCGCGGACGCCGTGGCCGCCATGCCGGAGGCCGAGTACGTGGTGATGACCGCGGGCTCGCACGACCTCCTCGTGGAGATCGTCTGCGAAGACGACGACCACCTGCTCGAAGTCATCAACAAGCGCATCCGCGCCCTCCCCGGCGTGCGCTCCACCGAGAGCTTCGTCTACCTCAAGCTCAAGAAGCAGACCTATATGTGGGGAACCCGATAG
- a CDS encoding aspartate aminotransferase family protein, whose product MGNPIAVSKDLSQTAYDHLWMHFTRMSSYENAPVPTIVRGEGTYIYDDKGKKYLDGLSGLFVVNAGHGRHELAETAYKQAQELAFFPVWSYAHPKAVELAERLADYAPGDLNKVFFTTGGGEAVETAWKLAKQYHKLNGNHTKYKVISRAVAYHGTPQGALSITGLPALKAPFEPLVPGAHKVPNTNIYRAPIHGDDPEAFGRWAADQIEQEILFEGPETVAAVFLEPVQNAGGCFPPPPGYFQRVREICDKYDVLLVSDEVICAFGRLGTMFACDKFGYVPDMITCAKGMTSGYSPIGACIISDRIAEPFYKGENTFLHGYTFGGHPVSAAVGIANLDIFEKEGLNQHVLDNEDAFHQTLSKLLDLPIVGDVRGNGFFYGIELVKDKATKETFNDEETERVLYGFLSKALYDNGLYCRADDRGDPVVQLAPPLISTQETFDEIEGILRQVLTEAWTKL is encoded by the coding sequence GTGGGGAACCCGATAGCCGTGAGCAAGGACCTCAGCCAGACCGCCTACGACCACCTGTGGATGCACTTCACCCGCATGTCGTCGTACGAGAACGCGCCCGTCCCCACCATCGTGCGTGGCGAGGGCACCTACATCTACGACGACAAGGGCAAGAAGTACCTGGACGGCCTGTCCGGCCTCTTCGTCGTCAACGCGGGCCACGGCCGTCACGAGCTCGCCGAGACCGCCTACAAGCAGGCGCAGGAGCTGGCCTTCTTCCCGGTGTGGAGCTATGCCCACCCGAAGGCCGTCGAGCTGGCGGAGCGTTTGGCCGACTACGCGCCGGGCGACCTCAACAAGGTCTTCTTCACCACCGGCGGCGGCGAGGCCGTCGAGACCGCGTGGAAGCTGGCGAAGCAGTACCACAAGCTCAACGGCAACCACACGAAGTACAAGGTCATCTCGCGCGCGGTCGCCTATCACGGCACCCCGCAGGGCGCCCTGTCCATCACCGGTCTGCCGGCCCTCAAGGCCCCCTTCGAGCCGCTGGTCCCCGGCGCGCACAAGGTGCCGAACACCAACATCTACCGCGCCCCGATCCACGGCGACGACCCCGAGGCCTTCGGCCGCTGGGCCGCCGACCAGATCGAGCAGGAGATCCTCTTCGAGGGCCCGGAGACGGTCGCCGCCGTCTTCCTGGAGCCGGTGCAGAACGCGGGCGGCTGCTTCCCGCCCCCGCCCGGCTACTTCCAGCGGGTGCGCGAGATCTGCGACAAGTACGACGTGCTGCTCGTCTCCGACGAGGTCATCTGTGCCTTCGGCCGCCTCGGCACGATGTTCGCCTGCGACAAGTTCGGCTACGTCCCGGACATGATCACCTGCGCCAAGGGCATGACCTCGGGCTACTCCCCGATCGGCGCGTGCATCATCTCGGACCGCATCGCCGAGCCGTTCTACAAGGGCGAGAACACCTTCCTGCACGGCTACACCTTCGGCGGCCACCCCGTCTCCGCCGCGGTCGGCATAGCCAACCTCGACATCTTCGAGAAGGAGGGCCTCAACCAGCACGTCCTCGACAACGAGGACGCGTTCCACCAGACCCTCAGCAAGCTGCTCGACCTGCCGATCGTCGGCGACGTCCGCGGCAACGGCTTCTTCTACGGCATCGAGCTCGTGAAGGACAAGGCCACCAAGGAGACGTTCAACGACGAGGAGACCGAGCGCGTCCTGTACGGCTTCCTCTCCAAGGCGCTGTACGACAACGGCCTGTACTGCCGTGCCGACGACCGCGGCGACCCGGTCGTCCAGCTCGCCCCGCCGCTGATCTCCACGCAGGAGACCTTCGACGAGATCGAGGGCATCCTGCGCCAGGTGCTCACGGAGGCGTGGACGAAGCTTTAA
- a CDS encoding MXAN_6230/SCO0854 family RING domain-containing protein, with translation MTTTAMTDDLLGLLLRRRQSVYVPEGSVPEGPVPEGSGPSAVTEAGVVVLEAELADRGHLLTAPLRRALTALSAHDLATTGRKLLADVDALMGSDRHHAPLFARFPAETATQPAYERYTTVIAEYLAAQPHQPCMNCAGTKASVRALDPCAHLLCDDCLGAKIVPWNCCDQCCEWYECPICDKRYETEGPLDPWLDTGAGRGGDGGPVLRALSLGAPGDAAAELAALLARRTPLNPRDHDDLVLLLGHLDPAAAADWLPAAIPLRESKALALAPLLDLPDVRPLIGRYADTATDVLRILVVRSGGDPDLLELPRLRGLPRPVRRELLTLLDGFDFRRLAEDMARHPRAWKRVGEILHPFEHAHRHARVALAFAALRGTRVRDGALGEVLLAEAARHDDVRLAGDRLHVVTWQARVEEALGRWDVEAAVRLLRERPGELLRRLDLLLARSGSATLPDTVGEALADALPRSGPGPLLGAYGRMKVRAVPGHRRVFFPRGRVTKAYAVEDHRPPLPARVAGRAGELIEAEAVRRLAERDGERYDVAVLDAALADLPLPFAERASAASLVAVPRGSSLPMPEDSETVRLFLHWTQPKGVRVDLDLSVALYDDLWRFIGLCDYTRLEYAGGAARHSGDLTSAPAPQGATEYLDLDLPRLANTGVRFVVPAVFSYNDIPFDELPDAFTGFMAVKGKERAVYDPRAVRQRFDLAGDAKLTVPMIVDLRTRHAWWTDVTLATTGTHHAVWGYRKQIGRMGNDLLDTFQPRGRATLWDLACWTAAARTDGDVYVRGRGHVLWGYRRAEGEPRADFALRIRDGWEPDALRAEAELTDRTALLALLHGDLPGARDAASGTAYRLYPGPVDEGALERVTAGDLAGWLEPA, from the coding sequence ATGACGACGACAGCGATGACCGACGACCTGCTGGGCCTGCTGCTCCGCCGCCGACAGAGCGTGTACGTCCCCGAGGGCTCTGTCCCTGAGGGCCCCGTCCCTGAGGGCTCCGGACCGTCCGCCGTGACCGAGGCCGGCGTCGTCGTCCTCGAAGCCGAACTCGCCGACCGCGGGCACCTGCTGACCGCCCCGCTGCGCCGCGCGCTGACCGCGCTGTCCGCCCACGACCTCGCGACGACCGGGCGCAAGCTGCTCGCCGACGTCGACGCCCTGATGGGCTCCGACCGGCACCACGCCCCGCTGTTCGCCCGGTTCCCCGCCGAGACCGCCACTCAGCCGGCGTACGAGCGGTACACCACCGTCATCGCCGAGTACCTCGCCGCCCAGCCGCACCAGCCCTGCATGAACTGCGCGGGCACCAAGGCGAGCGTGCGGGCGCTCGACCCGTGCGCCCACCTCCTGTGCGACGACTGCCTCGGCGCGAAGATCGTCCCCTGGAACTGCTGCGACCAGTGCTGCGAGTGGTACGAGTGCCCGATCTGCGACAAGCGCTACGAGACCGAAGGACCCCTCGACCCCTGGCTCGACACCGGCGCCGGCCGGGGCGGTGACGGCGGCCCCGTCCTGCGCGCCCTCTCCCTCGGCGCGCCCGGCGACGCCGCCGCCGAACTCGCCGCGCTGCTCGCCCGCCGCACGCCCCTGAACCCGCGGGACCACGACGACCTCGTCCTCCTCCTCGGCCACCTCGACCCGGCCGCCGCCGCGGACTGGCTGCCGGCCGCCATCCCGCTGCGCGAGAGCAAGGCACTCGCCCTCGCGCCGCTCCTCGACCTGCCCGACGTGCGCCCGCTGATCGGGCGGTACGCGGACACGGCCACCGACGTGCTGCGCATCCTCGTCGTACGCTCCGGGGGCGACCCCGACCTGCTCGAACTCCCGCGCCTGCGCGGTCTGCCGCGTCCCGTGCGCCGCGAACTCCTCACCCTGCTCGACGGGTTCGACTTCCGGCGTCTCGCGGAGGACATGGCACGCCACCCGCGCGCGTGGAAGCGCGTCGGTGAAATCCTGCACCCCTTCGAGCACGCCCACCGCCACGCGCGCGTGGCACTCGCCTTCGCCGCCCTGCGCGGCACGCGCGTGCGGGACGGCGCGCTCGGAGAGGTCCTGCTCGCCGAGGCCGCCCGGCACGACGACGTCCGCCTCGCGGGCGACCGGCTGCACGTCGTCACCTGGCAGGCGCGCGTCGAGGAGGCGCTCGGCCGCTGGGACGTCGAGGCCGCGGTGCGCCTGCTGCGCGAGCGCCCCGGCGAACTCCTGCGCCGCCTCGACCTGCTCCTGGCCCGCTCCGGCTCGGCGACGCTTCCCGACACCGTCGGCGAGGCGCTCGCCGACGCCCTGCCGCGCTCCGGCCCCGGGCCGCTGCTCGGCGCGTACGGCCGCATGAAGGTCCGTGCCGTGCCGGGGCACCGCCGCGTCTTCTTCCCGCGCGGCCGCGTCACCAAGGCGTACGCGGTCGAGGACCACCGGCCGCCGCTGCCCGCCCGGGTGGCGGGGCGCGCCGGTGAGCTCATCGAGGCCGAGGCGGTGCGACGCCTCGCGGAGCGCGACGGCGAGCGGTACGACGTGGCCGTCCTGGACGCCGCCCTCGCCGACCTGCCCCTGCCCTTCGCCGAGCGGGCGTCGGCCGCCTCGCTGGTCGCCGTGCCGCGCGGCAGCTCCCTGCCCATGCCGGAGGACAGCGAGACCGTCCGCCTCTTCCTGCACTGGACGCAGCCCAAGGGCGTACGCGTCGACCTCGACCTGTCCGTCGCGCTCTACGACGACCTGTGGCGCTTCATCGGCCTGTGCGACTACACGCGCCTTGAGTACGCGGGCGGCGCCGCACGCCACTCCGGGGACCTGACCTCCGCGCCCGCACCGCAGGGCGCCACCGAGTACCTGGACCTCGACCTGCCGCGGCTCGCGAACACCGGGGTGCGGTTCGTGGTGCCCGCGGTGTTCTCGTACAACGACATCCCCTTCGATGAACTCCCCGACGCCTTCACGGGGTTCATGGCGGTCAAGGGCAAGGAGCGGGCCGTCTACGACCCGCGCGCCGTCCGGCAGCGCTTCGACCTCGCGGGCGACGCGAAGCTGACCGTGCCCATGATCGTCGACCTGCGGACGCGCCATGCCTGGTGGACGGACGTCACCCTCGCCACGACGGGCACCCACCACGCCGTGTGGGGGTACCGGAAGCAGATCGGCCGCATGGGCAACGACCTGCTCGACACCTTCCAGCCGCGCGGCCGCGCCACGCTGTGGGACCTGGCCTGCTGGACGGCGGCGGCCCGCACCGACGGAGACGTGTACGTGCGCGGCCGCGGCCACGTCCTGTGGGGCTACCGCCGTGCGGAGGGCGAGCCGCGCGCCGACTTCGCGCTGCGCATACGGGACGGCTGGGAGCCGGACGCGCTGCGCGCGGAGGCGGAGTTGACGGACCGGACCGCCCTGCTGGCGCTGCTGCACGGCGACCTGCCGGGCGCGCGGGACGCGGCGTCCGGCACGGCGTACCGCCTCTACCCGGGGCCGGTCGACGAGGGGGCGCTGGAGCGGGTCACCGCGGGCGACCTGGCGGGGTGGCTGGAGCCCGCGTGA
- a CDS encoding LOG family protein — MHPTPESAPQPPGEDREIETLAEFDEVSGRGALAGCRVQAVDLTERTSALLAADVAGAVFLGCPMREDAAAKVRAGGALVFPPVPGLPFNPYRGLLYSADDLFAGLADGGYDATPDAHAYDWFQRTKADGDVFSSMLRAIHDDSISDALDELLVGAEVVGVMGGHAMARGTEAYAGAARLGRALARAGFTVATGGGPGAMEAANLGAYAAPLDDTALDEALELLAKAPSFTPSVTEWARAAFAVRERWPDGGASVGIPTWFYGHEPPNAFASHLAKYFANATREDGLLARSNAGVIFLPGAAGTVQEVFDNATPNYYESRGEPTPMVLVDRAHWTDHLPVWPLLQSLARDRSMESRIALVDRVEDAPEALRKLGATPSRTA, encoded by the coding sequence ATGCATCCGACACCCGAGTCCGCCCCGCAACCCCCCGGCGAGGACCGCGAGATCGAGACCCTCGCCGAGTTCGACGAGGTCTCAGGACGCGGCGCCCTCGCGGGGTGCCGGGTCCAGGCCGTCGACCTGACGGAGCGCACCTCCGCCCTCCTCGCGGCCGACGTCGCGGGCGCCGTCTTCCTCGGCTGCCCCATGCGGGAGGACGCGGCGGCGAAGGTACGGGCGGGCGGCGCGCTGGTCTTCCCGCCCGTCCCGGGACTGCCGTTCAACCCGTACCGCGGCCTGCTCTACTCCGCCGACGACCTGTTCGCCGGCCTCGCCGATGGCGGGTACGACGCGACGCCGGACGCACACGCGTACGACTGGTTCCAGCGGACCAAGGCCGACGGCGACGTCTTCTCGTCGATGCTGCGCGCCATACACGACGACTCCATCTCGGACGCCCTCGACGAGCTCCTCGTCGGAGCCGAGGTCGTCGGTGTCATGGGCGGCCACGCGATGGCCCGCGGCACGGAGGCCTACGCGGGAGCGGCCCGGCTCGGCCGCGCGCTGGCCCGCGCGGGGTTCACGGTCGCCACGGGCGGCGGCCCCGGCGCGATGGAGGCGGCGAACCTCGGCGCCTACGCCGCACCCCTCGACGACACCGCGCTGGACGAGGCCCTCGAACTCCTCGCCAAGGCCCCCTCGTTCACGCCCTCGGTCACGGAGTGGGCGCGGGCGGCGTTCGCGGTCCGCGAGCGGTGGCCCGACGGCGGCGCCTCCGTGGGCATCCCCACGTGGTTCTACGGCCACGAGCCCCCGAACGCGTTCGCCTCCCACCTGGCCAAGTACTTCGCCAACGCCACCCGCGAGGACGGCCTCCTGGCCCGCTCGAACGCGGGCGTCATCTTCCTCCCCGGCGCGGCGGGCACCGTCCAGGAGGTCTTCGACAACGCCACCCCCAACTACTACGAGTCCCGCGGCGAACCCACCCCCATGGTCCTGGTCGACCGCGCCCACTGGACCGACCACCTGCCGGTGTGGCCACTGCTCCAGTCGCTGGCCCGCGACCGCTCGATGGAGTCCCGGATCGCCCTGGTGGACCGGGTGGAGGACGCCCCGGAAGCCCTGCGAAAGCTCGGCGCGACGCCGTCCCGCACGGCCTGA
- a CDS encoding maleylpyruvate isomerase family mycothiol-dependent enzyme, translated as MTTLGHDRCCDEVARQLDLLRTTLTGADLSVTVPTCPDWTLAQLVRHTGSAVRWSERLVATRAEQDIPDEDIPELEGPEGSEGPEGSEGSKADDPVALDAWLARTAELGAATFRAAGAEAAVWSWAEDHSAAFWARRMTHELVIHRADAAIAVGVPYEVDPEVAADAIDEWLDLVALAQRTDPDDGAAELKGAGRSIHLHATDAPAGLDAEWLVEFGEDGFTWRRGHAKATVALRGPLTEVLLAFYRRRPLDSGRVEVVGERELLDFWLERASFG; from the coding sequence ATGACGACACTCGGCCACGACCGGTGCTGCGACGAAGTCGCCCGCCAACTCGACCTGCTCCGTACGACGCTGACCGGCGCGGACCTCTCGGTGACTGTGCCGACCTGCCCCGACTGGACACTGGCCCAGCTCGTGCGGCACACCGGCAGCGCGGTGCGCTGGAGCGAGCGCCTGGTCGCGACGCGCGCCGAGCAGGACATACCGGATGAGGATATTCCGGAGCTCGAAGGCCCGGAAGGCTCCGAAGGTCCGGAAGGTTCCGAAGGCTCCAAGGCCGACGATCCGGTCGCCCTCGACGCCTGGCTCGCCCGCACCGCGGAGCTCGGCGCGGCCACGTTCCGCGCCGCGGGCGCCGAAGCCGCCGTGTGGTCGTGGGCCGAGGACCACAGCGCCGCGTTCTGGGCGCGCCGCATGACACACGAGCTGGTCATCCACCGCGCGGACGCCGCCATCGCCGTGGGCGTCCCGTACGAGGTCGACCCGGAGGTCGCCGCGGACGCCATCGACGAATGGCTCGACCTCGTCGCCCTCGCCCAGCGCACCGACCCCGACGACGGCGCGGCGGAGCTCAAGGGCGCGGGACGCAGCATCCACCTCCACGCGACCGACGCGCCTGCGGGCCTCGACGCCGAGTGGCTCGTCGAGTTCGGCGAGGACGGGTTCACCTGGCGGCGCGGTCACGCGAAGGCGACGGTCGCGCTGCGCGGGCCGCTCACGGAGGTGCTGCTCGCCTTCTACCGGCGGCGGCCGCTGGACAGCGGACGCGTGGAGGTCGTGGGGGAGCGGGAGCTGCTGGACTTCTGGCTGGAGCGGGCGTCGTTCGGGTGA
- a CDS encoding PotD/PotF family extracellular solute-binding protein, with amino-acid sequence MSRRSLLRVLGGGAAVGTLAGCGVPAAYIEPGERAAASDRSRRDRALTFANWPLYIDTDDNDKTKRPSLDAFEKRTGIDVRYTEEINDNDEFFGKISPSLMNHQETGRDLIVISDWMCARFVRLGWVQEMDRARQPNVTKYLDPLLRSPHFDPGRKYTVPWQSGITGIAYNKRKVGREIKQVSDLWADDLKGRVTLLSGLDEAFALLLQGDGVDIRKWTADDFHRMCDKVEKMVNSHHIRRFTGNDYIKDLSSGDVLACQAYSGDVIQLQADDPDIEFVVPEEGAELWAESLMVPNLARHKQNAERLVDYYYEPEVAAELAAWVNYVCPVPAARDILASSKDKELAALAEDPLIFPDDAMRERLVIARDITSKERTEFAKRWNALAGL; translated from the coding sequence GTGTCCCGCCGTTCCCTGCTCCGCGTCCTGGGCGGCGGTGCGGCCGTCGGCACGCTCGCCGGATGCGGGGTGCCGGCCGCGTACATCGAGCCGGGGGAGCGGGCGGCGGCGAGCGACCGCTCGCGCAGGGACAGGGCGCTGACCTTCGCCAACTGGCCGCTGTACATCGACACCGACGACAACGACAAGACGAAGCGCCCCTCGCTGGACGCCTTCGAGAAGCGGACCGGCATCGACGTCCGCTACACGGAGGAGATCAACGACAACGACGAGTTCTTCGGCAAGATCAGCCCGTCCCTGATGAACCACCAGGAGACCGGCCGCGACCTCATCGTCATCAGCGACTGGATGTGCGCACGCTTCGTGCGGCTCGGCTGGGTCCAGGAGATGGACCGCGCCCGGCAGCCCAACGTCACCAAGTACCTCGACCCGCTCCTGCGCTCGCCGCACTTCGACCCGGGCCGCAAGTACACGGTCCCCTGGCAGTCGGGCATCACCGGCATCGCGTACAACAAGCGCAAGGTCGGCCGCGAGATCAAGCAGGTCTCCGACCTGTGGGCGGACGACCTCAAGGGCCGCGTCACCCTCCTCTCCGGCCTCGACGAGGCGTTCGCGCTGCTCCTCCAGGGCGACGGCGTCGACATCAGGAAGTGGACCGCGGACGACTTCCACCGGATGTGCGACAAGGTCGAGAAGATGGTGAACAGCCATCACATCCGCCGCTTCACCGGCAACGACTACATCAAGGACCTCTCCAGCGGCGACGTCCTCGCCTGCCAGGCCTACAGCGGCGACGTCATCCAGCTCCAGGCGGACGACCCCGACATCGAGTTCGTCGTCCCCGAGGAGGGCGCGGAGCTGTGGGCGGAGTCCCTGATGGTCCCCAACCTGGCCCGCCACAAGCAGAACGCCGAACGGCTCGTCGACTACTACTACGAGCCCGAGGTCGCCGCGGAACTCGCCGCCTGGGTCAACTACGTCTGCCCCGTCCCGGCCGCCCGCGACATCCTCGCCTCCTCCAAGGACAAGGAACTCGCCGCCCTCGCCGAGGACCCACTGATCTTCCCCGACGACGCGATGCGCGAGCGGCTCGTCATCGCACGCGACATCACATCGAAGGAACGCACGGAGTTCGCGAAGCGGTGGAACGCGTTGGCGGGGCTGTAG
- a CDS encoding ABC transporter ATP-binding protein yields MTDALLSLRDATVRFGGRAVLDAVDLDVAEHEIVCVLGPSGSGKSTLLRAVAGLQGLDSGQVVLGGRDQRGVPAHKRGVGLMFQDHQLFPQRDVAGNVAFGLRMHGASRGEQADRAAELLELVGLPKAQRRAVAALSGGEQQRVALARALAPRPRLLMLDEPLGQLDRSLRERLVVELRQLFDELGTTVLAVTHDQGEAFALADRVVVMRDGRIAQSGTPLEVWQHPADEFVARFLGFDNVVRATVAGGAADTVWGKLPVPEGTSAGPCTILVRPAGVRLVSAEEGLPCLVTARTFRGTHVAVHLQPVEGPRLEAACALRRAPEVGETVGVGFDAEDVVVLG; encoded by the coding sequence ATGACGGACGCGCTGCTGAGCCTGCGGGACGCGACGGTACGTTTCGGAGGGCGGGCCGTGCTCGACGCCGTGGACCTCGATGTCGCCGAGCACGAGATCGTCTGTGTGCTCGGGCCGAGCGGCAGCGGCAAGTCGACGCTGCTGCGGGCGGTCGCCGGGCTTCAGGGGCTCGACTCGGGGCAGGTCGTCCTCGGGGGGCGCGACCAGCGCGGGGTGCCCGCGCACAAGCGGGGCGTCGGCCTCATGTTCCAGGACCACCAGCTCTTCCCGCAGCGGGACGTGGCGGGCAACGTCGCCTTCGGGCTGCGCATGCACGGTGCGTCGCGCGGCGAACAGGCCGACCGGGCCGCCGAGTTGCTGGAACTCGTCGGCCTCCCGAAGGCGCAGCGGCGCGCGGTGGCCGCGCTGTCCGGCGGTGAGCAGCAGCGCGTGGCGCTGGCGCGGGCGCTCGCGCCCCGGCCCCGGCTGTTGATGCTCGACGAGCCCCTCGGTCAGCTCGACCGCTCGCTGCGGGAGCGGCTCGTCGTCGAACTCCGGCAACTCTTCGACGAGTTGGGCACGACCGTCCTCGCGGTCACGCACGACCAGGGCGAGGCCTTCGCGCTCGCCGACCGCGTCGTCGTCATGCGGGACGGGCGGATCGCGCAGTCCGGCACCCCGCTGGAGGTGTGGCAGCACCCGGCCGACGAGTTCGTGGCGCGTTTCCTCGGCTTCGACAACGTGGTGCGGGCGACCGTGGCGGGCGGGGCCGCCGACACGGTGTGGGGCAAGCTCCCGGTCCCCGAGGGCACTTCGGCCGGACCGTGCACGATCCTGGTGCGGCCGGCGGGGGTGCGGCTCGTCTCCGCCGAGGAGGGACTGCCGTGCCTCGTCACGGCGCGGACCTTCCGCGGCACGCACGTCGCCGTCCACCTGCAGCCGGTGGAGGGGCCGCGCCTGGAGGCGGCTTGTGCGCTGCGCAGGGCGCCGGAGGTCGGGGAGACGGTGGGCGTCGGGTTCGACGCGGAGGATGTGGTGGTGCTCGGCTGA